A region of Malaclemys terrapin pileata isolate rMalTer1 chromosome 5, rMalTer1.hap1, whole genome shotgun sequence DNA encodes the following proteins:
- the MFAP3L gene encoding microfibrillar-associated protein 3-like has translation MNMLNSHHFLNFLPTIRLFILLAALTAAEDVTSSTLNHTDMNLGAVPVIISIVDHITVKEGNSALIDCNVQGNPAPHYKWYNSNGCLLKEEENSGKWWFLDNGLLNITSVSFDDRGKYTCVASNIYGTVNNTVTLRVVFTSGDMGIYYMIVCLVAFTIVMILNITRLCMMSSHLKKTEKAINEFFRTEGAEKLQKAFEIAKRIPIITSAKTLELAKVTQFKTMEFARYIEELARSVPLPPLIMNCRTIMEEIMEVVGLEEQGQNFVRQAAEGQETTDGDDMFMIPNALKRSDSPTADSEASSLHEPPQQIAIKVSVHQLSKKDCIDDQSQDSVQLEIKEEEIPQTPASPTDPIPEPSTELNSNDIALATDKNTCFIYESHV, from the exons ATGAACATGCTGAACAGCCACCACTTTTTGAACTTCTTGCCTACCATACGCCTTTTCATCTTATTAGCAGCTTTGACAGCTGCTGAGGATGTGACTAGTAGCACTTTAAATCACACTGACATGAACTTGGGAGCTGTACCTGTGATTATCTCCATAGTTGATCATATTACAGTCAAGGAAGGGAATAGTGCCTTGATTGACTGCAATGTCCAAGGAAATCCTGCTCCACACTACAAATGGTACAATTCCAATGGTTGTTTGCTGAAGGAAGAAGAGAACAGTG GAAAATGGTGGTTTCTTGACAATGGGCTACTGAACATTACCAGCGTGTCTTTTGACGATAGAGGTAAATACACATGTGTTGCTTCTAACATCTATGGCACTGTGAATAATACTGTGACTCTGAGGGTCGTCTTTACTTCCGGAGATATGGGGATCTATTACATGATTGTCTGCCTCGTAGCTTTTACCATTGTTATGATCTTGAACATTACCAGGCTGTGTATGATGAGCAGCCATCTGAAGAAAACTGAGAAAGCCATCAACGAGTTTTTCAGAACAGAAGGAGCAGAGAAACTACAAAAAGCCTTTGAGATTGCTAAGCGTATCCCAATCATTACCTCAGCCAAAACTCTTGAGCTTGCCAAAGTAACCCAGTTCAAAACCATGGAATTTGCTCGCTACATTGAGGAACTTGCCCGAAGTGTTCCTCTGCCACCTCTCATCATGAACTGCAGGACTATAATGGAAGAAATCATGGAGGTGGTTGGCTTGGAAGAACAGGGACAGAACTTTGTACGACAAGCAGCAGAAGGCCAGGAGACTACTGATGGAGATGATATGTTTATGATTCCTAATGCACTAAAGCGCAGCGACTCTCCCACAGCTGACTCTGAGGCATCATCACTGCATGAACCACCACAGCAGATTGCGATAAAAGTGTCAGTTCATCAGCTGTCCAAAAAGGACTGTATAGATGACCAGTCACAAGACAGTGTGCAATTAGAAATTAAGGAAGAAGAGATTCCTCAAACACCAGCATCTCCTACTGACCCAATTCCTGAGCCTTCTACTGAACTAAACTCTAATGATATAGCATTGGCAACTGACAAAAATACATGTTTTATTTATGAAAGCCATGTATGA